The Hominilimicola fabiformis DNA window AGCGGGATTTGGTACTGTCCGTACAGATTGGCTGAAAAAAGAAATAAAAATGCCGTTTGACACTATGGACGAAATGGCACAATCCGTAATTGAAAATGCAGTCAAAAAAAGCCGTGACGCAGTAATCGACGATATGACCGTTGCGACAATAAGGTTGATAAGGAACTAAAAAAGACAATATTCGAAAAATATATTGCAATTTCTACCAAGATGTGATAAGCTATATATGTAAAAATTTATATGTGGGAGGCAATTATTTTATGAGGGAGAAAATTTTAAGTATGATTTTGGCACTGTCAATGCTGTGTGCATTTGTGCCGATGACGGCAAGTGCGGAAACGTATGAGAACTATTTGGAATATTGGGTAAATGAAGATAATACGGTTACGATTTCAAAATGTGCCAAGGAAGTGGCGGAAGTAAATATACCAAGTGAAATTGAGGGAGCAACGGTAACTGAGATTGATGGCGATGCGTTTTTTAAATGTGTGGATTTGAAGAAAGTAACAATCCCGTCAACCGTAACTTCAATAGGGTACGATACATTTTTGGGCTGTACAAGCCTTGAAAATATAGTTGTCGATTCTGAAAACAAAAATTATATTTCAGAGGACGGAGTACTTTTTAACAAGAGTAAAACAGAACTTATTCAATATCCTGCTGCAAAAAGTGGTGTAAGCTATACAATTCCGTCAAGTGTTTCGAAAATTGACGGTTGTGCTTTTAAGTATACACAAAATGTTAAGACTATAAATGTTCCGCAACAAACAACATCAATAGCAGCGGGTGCATTCAGTAACAGCGTTAATTTGGAAGCGATAAACGTTGATGAAAACAACAGTGATTACAGCTCAGAGGACGGAGTGTTGTTTAATAAAGGTAAAACACTGATTTTTGCATATCCGTCGGGCAAGAGCGATACAAGTTATGCTGTTTCGGAAAACGTGACGGCTATAAAGGCGCAGGCATTTTCGGGCTGCAAAAATTTGATCTCTGTTTCTCTTTCGGATAATGTCAATACTATGGGAACTTCTGTATTTTCCAGCTGTACAAATTTGACGGAAGTGGTATTGTCTGAGAATCTAAGTTGGATTCAGGGTTCGACATTTTCAAATTGTACAAGCCTAAAGAGTGTAAAAATTCCAAGTGATGTAGATACAATATATTCTTCTGCTTTCAGCGGTTGTGCAAGTCTGGAAAGTATAACAATACCTAAAAGTGTTGATTTGATTGAACAGTATGCGTTTTATGATTGTAACAGCTTAAAAGATATATACTATTTTGGTACCGAAACACAATGGAATAAAATTGATATAGAAGAAAACAGCGCAGGTGACGGCAACGGCGCGTTGAAAAACGCAACAATTCATTATAATAAAACAATCGAGCCGTTTACTTATAATTTTAGTACCGACGGAAAATCTGTGGTTATTGTTAAGTGTGACAAATCTGTCAGCGAAGCTACTATACCGAGTGAAATTGAAGGCTTGCCGGTTACGGTGATAGATGACAATGCATTTAATTCTTGTAGCAATTTAGCAAATATAAACATACCTGAAAGTGTTGAACGTATAGGCGTCGGTGCTTTTTATTCGAGCGGAGTAGTCAATGTTACAGTGACGGATAATGTTAAAAGCATAGGAGAGGAAGCTTTTAGCTGGTGCAACAAGTTGGAAAGCATAAAGCTGTCTGAAAATATCGACAAAATAGAAGAAAATATGTTTTACGAATGTGAAAGTTTGACAAGTATTGACATACCGAATAAGGTTAAGTCGATAGGGATGAGTGCATTTGCCTTCTGTACAAACTTAACCACTGTAACGATGGGTAAAAATATAAATAAAATTGCAAAAAATGCTTTTAGTGATTGTTATAGTATTACCAATGTGTATTACGCAGGTACGGAGGAAGAGTGGAGTAAGATTGTGTTGGTCGGAAATACATATCTTACAAACGCAACAATCCATTATAACGGAATACCTACGGATATGACTATGACAACGGTAGAAGTTACAAAAACAGAAAACGACACATCATATGATTTTGATATATCCGCACAAATGAAGTACGGCGACTGCTATGTATATGCGGCAATGTATGATGAAAACGGCGTTATGATTGGAATTGACAGAGTACCGCTTTCGATGAAAGACGATACAAAAATTTCTCTTGACAAAAAGGATAATGCCAAGAACGTGAATATATTTGTATTGTCATCACAATTACAACCTATTTCGGAAAAGAAAACAGTAAAATTAGTAGAAGAATAAGTATAAAAAAATGGCACGAAAGTGCCATTTTTTTATACCAACTTTTTATTAATCCACTTACCCGAATAGTATCGGATAACGGGTACTGACGCACCCATTGCCCAGGCGAGCGGAGTAGCAATCCAAATACCTGTTGAGCCGAGCGGGCGAACAAGTATATATGCGAAAATAATTCTTCCTATAAGTTCAAGTATACCTGCGACTGCGGAGGTATTAACATCACCCGCACCGCGAAGAACGTTCAAATATGTTCTCATAACCGCCGCAACTATATACGCAACACATACGATAGTAAGGTACTTGCTTCCTATTGCGATAGCCTCTGCGGCTTGTGTTTTGTCAAGGAACAAGCCAAGCAGTTGATTACGGAACAATACAATTCCGGCAGCAATCACTATACATATACCGATAAGTGACGCAAGTGTTTGATACATACCCTTTTTTATTCTGTCCATTTGATTTGCACCGATATTTTGACCCGAGAAAACCGACAATGCCGAGCCGACCGATACAATCGGTGCGATTGCGATTGAGTCGATTTTTACGGCGGCAGTATAGCCTGCCATAGTCATTGCACCGAATGAGTTTACAAGACGTTGCACACTCATTGTGCCGAGTGAAATCAGACAGCTTTCAAGTGCCGACGGTATTCCTGTTTGGAAAATCCGCTTGATTGCACGTTTTGTTGTTTGGAAGTTTATGCCCTCAAGATTAAGCTGTCTGCGGTGCCTTATCATATGTATAATACAATAAATCGCACTGATAATCTGTGCGATAACAGTCGCAACTGCCGCACCGACAACACCTGTTTTAAACACAACAACGAACAACAAGTCGAAAATTACATTTAATATAGAAGAAAGTATAAGTGCGTAAAGCGGTGTACGGCTGTCGCCAAGACTTCTGAGTATTGCGCTTAACGCGTTATACATAGCCGTACCGATTGTGAATGCGAATATTACGTTTATGTATGCAACCGCCTCATCAATTACATTATCGGGTGTGTTTAGAAACGATAAAATCGGCCGTGAAAACACAACTCCGGCAACTGACGTAACCACCGCCAAAATTCCCACTATGTAAATAAGTCCCGTAACTGTTTTTCTCAGTTCGTCAAAATTTCTTGAACCGAAACACTGCGCTATAATAATTCCCGCACCGCTCGTAAGTCCCATCATAAGACAAATCATAACTCCGACAATCGTACCTGTCGAACCTACCGCCGCAAGAGATTCGGCACCCACAAACTTACCGACAATCGCCGCGTCAACAAAGTTATACACCTGTTGAAAGATATTTCCGATCAGCATAGGAACTGAAAAAGAAAGTATCAATTTTAACGGATTTCCTTTAGTCATATCGCTTATCATTTCACAATACACCGCCCCTCATTTTAATAACTTATGACATTATAGTCTATTAAATTCATAAAGTCAATAAGGTTGAAAAATTTATTTTTATTTGTTATAATATTGTTAAAAAAGACAAGGGGGTCTTAAAATTGAAAGTGTTGTTGTTATCCGTAAAAGCCGGTTACGGACATCATTCTACGGCTAAGGCTATTATGGAATATTTCGAGGAGAACGGACATCAATGTCATATGCTTGATATATTCGACTATGTAAATCATCGTTTGGGAAATTCAATACAGGACGGATACTTGCTTTCGACAAAGTACCTTGCAAAGACGTATGCGAAGGCTTACGGCAAACTT harbors:
- a CDS encoding leucine-rich repeat domain-containing protein; translation: MREKILSMILALSMLCAFVPMTASAETYENYLEYWVNEDNTVTISKCAKEVAEVNIPSEIEGATVTEIDGDAFFKCVDLKKVTIPSTVTSIGYDTFLGCTSLENIVVDSENKNYISEDGVLFNKSKTELIQYPAAKSGVSYTIPSSVSKIDGCAFKYTQNVKTINVPQQTTSIAAGAFSNSVNLEAINVDENNSDYSSEDGVLFNKGKTLIFAYPSGKSDTSYAVSENVTAIKAQAFSGCKNLISVSLSDNVNTMGTSVFSSCTNLTEVVLSENLSWIQGSTFSNCTSLKSVKIPSDVDTIYSSAFSGCASLESITIPKSVDLIEQYAFYDCNSLKDIYYFGTETQWNKIDIEENSAGDGNGALKNATIHYNKTIEPFTYNFSTDGKSVVIVKCDKSVSEATIPSEIEGLPVTVIDDNAFNSCSNLANINIPESVERIGVGAFYSSGVVNVTVTDNVKSIGEEAFSWCNKLESIKLSENIDKIEENMFYECESLTSIDIPNKVKSIGMSAFAFCTNLTTVTMGKNINKIAKNAFSDCYSITNVYYAGTEEEWSKIVLVGNTYLTNATIHYNGIPTDMTMTTVEVTKTENDTSYDFDISAQMKYGDCYVYAAMYDENGVMIGIDRVPLSMKDDTKISLDKKDNAKNVNIFVLSSQLQPISEKKTVKLVEE
- a CDS encoding MATE family efflux transporter, translated to MTKGNPLKLILSFSVPMLIGNIFQQVYNFVDAAIVGKFVGAESLAAVGSTGTIVGVMICLMMGLTSGAGIIIAQCFGSRNFDELRKTVTGLIYIVGILAVVTSVAGVVFSRPILSFLNTPDNVIDEAVAYINVIFAFTIGTAMYNALSAILRSLGDSRTPLYALILSSILNVIFDLLFVVVFKTGVVGAAVATVIAQIISAIYCIIHMIRHRRQLNLEGINFQTTKRAIKRIFQTGIPSALESCLISLGTMSVQRLVNSFGAMTMAGYTAAVKIDSIAIAPIVSVGSALSVFSGQNIGANQMDRIKKGMYQTLASLIGICIVIAAGIVLFRNQLLGLFLDKTQAAEAIAIGSKYLTIVCVAYIVAAVMRTYLNVLRGAGDVNTSAVAGILELIGRIIFAYILVRPLGSTGIWIATPLAWAMGASVPVIRYYSGKWINKKLV